In one Bryobacteraceae bacterium genomic region, the following are encoded:
- a CDS encoding AlkA N-terminal domain-containing protein, translating to MPPLDPDVCYRALAARDARFDGRFFTGVRTTGIFCRPVCPANTPKAANCRFFHSSAAAIAAGFRPCLRCRPEWAPETFDALSTARTVRRALDLIDTGALDQAAAPDLAARLGIGDRHLRRLFRDTLGASPREVATTRRLLFARRLLTSTSLPVSAIAYESGFSSLRRFNEAFRANMNCTPSDLRKGNRPAAPPGILLHLPFTPPYDWDGIIAFLAPRAIPGLETVEPHRYHRTFRIGSAQGSVEVRRPQGAFLPVAVDLPEARGLRDIIRRLSHLFDLNANPELIAQHLGGLSVTPGLRVPGAWDSFELAVRAVLGQQVSVKGATTLAARIAAAYGELHAFPTPETLAEADFAAIGLTAARAATLRGLASAVATGGLDFTRPDCLDRLLTLPGIGPWTAQYIAMRALREPDAFPAGDLGLRKALGSDGKPATEREAEQTAEQWRPWRAYAAFQLWRSL from the coding sequence ATGCCGCCACTCGATCCCGACGTTTGCTACCGCGCCCTCGCCGCTCGCGACGCCCGCTTCGACGGCCGCTTCTTCACCGGAGTCCGCACAACCGGCATCTTCTGCCGTCCCGTCTGCCCGGCCAATACCCCCAAAGCCGCCAATTGCCGCTTCTTCCATTCCTCCGCCGCCGCCATCGCCGCCGGCTTCCGCCCCTGCCTCCGCTGCCGCCCCGAATGGGCTCCGGAAACCTTCGACGCTCTCAGCACCGCCCGCACCGTCCGCCGCGCCCTGGACCTCATCGATACCGGCGCCCTCGACCAAGCCGCCGCGCCCGACCTCGCCGCCCGCCTCGGCATCGGCGACCGTCACCTCCGCCGCCTCTTCCGCGACACCCTCGGCGCGTCTCCGCGCGAGGTCGCCACCACGCGCCGCCTGCTCTTCGCCCGCCGGCTTCTCACGTCCACTTCCCTGCCCGTCTCCGCCATCGCCTATGAGTCTGGATTCTCCAGCCTCCGCCGCTTCAATGAGGCCTTTCGCGCCAACATGAACTGCACCCCCAGCGATCTCCGCAAAGGCAACCGCCCCGCGGCGCCGCCCGGGATCCTCTTGCATCTCCCCTTCACGCCCCCTTACGATTGGGACGGCATCATCGCTTTCCTCGCCCCGCGCGCCATTCCCGGCCTCGAAACCGTGGAACCCCACCGTTACCACCGGACCTTTCGCATCGGCAGCGCTCAAGGCAGTGTCGAAGTCCGCCGGCCCCAGGGCGCATTCCTCCCCGTCGCCGTCGACCTCCCCGAGGCCCGGGGACTCCGCGACATCATCCGCCGCCTGTCCCACCTGTTCGACCTCAACGCCAACCCGGAACTCATCGCCCAACACCTCGGCGGACTCTCCGTCACACCCGGACTCCGCGTCCCCGGCGCCTGGGACTCCTTCGAACTCGCCGTCCGCGCCGTGCTCGGCCAGCAGGTCTCCGTCAAAGGCGCCACCACCCTGGCCGCCCGCATCGCCGCCGCCTATGGCGAACTCCACGCCTTCCCCACGCCCGAGACTCTTGCCGAAGCCGACTTCGCCGCCATCGGGCTTACCGCTGCCCGCGCCGCCACCCTCCGGGGCCTCGCCTCGGCCGTCGCCACCGGCGGCCTCGACTTCACCCGCCCCGACTGCCTCGACAGGCTCCTCACCCTGCCCGGCATCGGCCCCTGGACCGCCCAGTACATCGCCATGCGCGCCCTCCGCGAGCCCGACGCCTTCCCCGCCGGCGACCTCGGCCTCCGCAAGGCGCTCGGAAGCGACGGCAAACCGGCCACCGAGCGCGAAGCCGAACAAACCGCCGAACAGTGGCGTCCTTGGCGCGCCTACGCCGCATTTCAACTCTGGAGATCGCTGTGA
- a CDS encoding methylated-DNA--[protein]-cysteine S-methyltransferase, producing the protein MNTLTLERFDSPVGRLTLASTPEAVIALEFEDLDERLKRLIGPTEFAPARHQSDFRRRIEAYFHGDLTAVDSIPVRSLGTAFQTTVWTALRTIPASQTLTYRELAQRIGRPNACRAVGHANSLNPVAIVQPCHRVIGANGSLTGYAGGLERKHWLLQHEGARLL; encoded by the coding sequence GTGAACACCCTCACTCTCGAACGATTTGATTCGCCCGTCGGCCGGCTCACGCTCGCATCTACGCCCGAAGCCGTCATCGCCCTCGAGTTCGAAGACTTAGACGAACGTCTGAAAAGGCTCATCGGACCCACCGAGTTCGCACCGGCGCGCCACCAGTCCGACTTCCGCCGCCGCATCGAAGCCTACTTCCACGGCGATCTCACCGCCGTCGATTCCATCCCCGTCCGCTCGCTCGGCACAGCCTTCCAAACCACCGTCTGGACCGCCCTCCGCACCATCCCGGCGTCGCAGACTCTCACCTACCGCGAACTCGCCCAACGCATCGGGCGCCCCAACGCCTGCCGCGCCGTCGGCCACGCCAATTCCCTCAACCCGGTCGCCATCGTCCAGCCGTGCCACCGTGTCATCGGCGCCAACGGATCGCTCACAGGCTACGCGGGCGGACTCGAACGCAAGCATTGGCTGCTCCAACACGAGGGCGCGCGCCTGCTTTGA
- the yaeI gene encoding phosphodiesterase YaeI has protein sequence MTRRNFLLGAVAPIPAGAAWGVTEARWLNVVHAALPDAPARPIRLLHISDLHASVWVPRETIDSAIHQAETLRPDLICITGDFITRRTGFEPAVYREQLRRLARVAPAFATLGNHDGGVWSARRGGLADTSSVRALLAAAGIELLHNRNVTIGVDGRRLNLVGVGDLWSRQIDSRKAFAGAAPDAVLLSHNPDSKDLVRGYPWRLMLSGHTHGGQLRVPVFGTPFAPVKDRRYVDGLREWEGRHIHVTRGVGNTLGMRWNCPPEINLLEV, from the coding sequence GTGACTCGGAGGAACTTCCTGCTCGGGGCCGTCGCCCCGATTCCGGCGGGCGCCGCCTGGGGCGTCACTGAAGCCCGTTGGCTCAACGTCGTTCATGCCGCGCTGCCCGATGCGCCGGCCCGCCCCATCCGCTTGCTCCACATCTCGGACCTGCACGCCTCTGTCTGGGTGCCCCGCGAAACCATCGACAGCGCCATCCACCAGGCCGAGACGTTGCGTCCCGATCTCATCTGCATCACCGGCGATTTCATCACCCGGCGAACCGGCTTTGAACCGGCCGTCTACCGCGAGCAGTTGCGGCGGCTGGCCCGAGTCGCCCCGGCCTTCGCCACGCTTGGCAATCACGACGGCGGCGTGTGGTCGGCGCGGCGCGGCGGGCTCGCCGATACGTCGTCCGTGCGCGCCCTGCTCGCCGCCGCGGGAATCGAACTGCTCCACAACCGCAACGTGACCATCGGCGTGGACGGACGCCGACTCAACCTGGTCGGCGTAGGCGACCTATGGTCCCGCCAGATCGACTCGCGGAAGGCGTTCGCCGGAGCCGCCCCGGACGCCGTGCTGCTTTCCCACAACCCCGATTCGAAGGATCTCGTGCGTGGCTACCCGTGGCGGCTGATGCTTTCGGGCCACACCCACGGCGGACAACTCCGCGTCCCCGTCTTCGGAACGCCGTTCGCTCCCGTGAAGGACCGCCGCTACGTCGACGGTCTGCGCGAGTGGGAGGGCCGCCACATCCATGTCACTCGCGGCGTCGGCAACACGCTCGGCATGCGCTGGAACTGCCCGCCGGAAATCAACCTGCTCGAAGTCTGA
- a CDS encoding Gfo/Idh/MocA family oxidoreductase, translated as MATIRTAIIGTGFMGKVHREAIRRLGNVDVVAVAGETDRMAADFAAANQIARFTGDWKSLVGDKEVEAVHIVTPNATHAEMAIAFAKAGQHVLCEKPLAMTSAEAKKMLETATRNGVVHATNHNLRCYPMVQHAREMIAAGDLGDVLIVQGTYYQDWLLYETDYNWRIHAGAAGALRCVGDVGSHWMDMIQHVTGLRITALCADLQTFHKKRKKPKGNVETFSAKLAKGKGYEEYDVDTEDFGACLVRLGDRARGAYSVSQVSAGCKNRFEFEVFGTKAGLRWNQETPDLLWIGHRNEPNQIIVKDPSLMKGKSATYADLPGGHSEGYDDAHKQLFRRFYAKIADPKITGDFPTFADGLWGMNCLDAILKSQKKQGWVKL; from the coding sequence ATGGCAACTATCCGCACGGCAATCATCGGCACCGGCTTCATGGGCAAAGTTCACAGGGAGGCCATCCGGCGGCTCGGCAACGTGGATGTCGTCGCCGTCGCCGGCGAGACGGACCGCATGGCCGCGGACTTCGCCGCCGCGAACCAGATTGCCCGCTTCACCGGCGACTGGAAATCGCTCGTCGGCGACAAGGAAGTCGAGGCGGTTCACATCGTGACGCCCAACGCCACGCATGCCGAAATGGCCATCGCCTTCGCCAAGGCCGGCCAGCATGTGCTCTGCGAAAAGCCGCTCGCCATGACCTCCGCCGAGGCGAAGAAGATGCTCGAGACCGCCACCAGGAACGGTGTCGTCCATGCGACGAACCATAACCTTCGGTGCTACCCCATGGTCCAGCACGCCCGCGAGATGATCGCCGCCGGCGACCTCGGCGATGTCCTCATCGTACAGGGAACTTACTATCAGGATTGGCTCCTCTACGAAACCGACTACAACTGGCGGATCCATGCCGGCGCGGCCGGCGCGCTCCGGTGCGTCGGCGACGTCGGGTCGCATTGGATGGACATGATCCAGCATGTCACCGGCCTGAGAATCACGGCGCTTTGCGCCGATCTGCAGACCTTCCATAAGAAACGGAAGAAGCCGAAAGGCAACGTCGAAACCTTCTCCGCCAAGCTCGCCAAGGGTAAAGGTTACGAGGAGTACGACGTCGACACCGAAGACTTCGGCGCATGTCTCGTCCGTCTCGGCGACCGCGCTCGAGGCGCTTACTCGGTGAGCCAGGTTTCAGCCGGCTGCAAGAACCGCTTCGAGTTCGAGGTCTTCGGAACCAAGGCGGGCCTCCGCTGGAATCAGGAAACGCCCGATCTGCTGTGGATCGGCCACCGCAACGAGCCCAACCAGATCATCGTCAAAGACCCGTCGCTGATGAAGGGCAAATCCGCCACCTACGCCGACCTGCCGGGCGGCCACTCCGAAGGCTACGACGATGCCCACAAGCAGCTCTTCCGCCGCTTCTACGCCAAGATCGCCGACCCGAAAATCACGGGCGACTTCCCCACTTTCGCCGACGGCCTATGGGGCATGAACTGCCTCGACGCCATACTCAAGAGTCAGAAGAAGCAGGGCTGGGTGAAGCTGTAG